One window of the Acinonyx jubatus isolate Ajub_Pintada_27869175 chromosome A2, VMU_Ajub_asm_v1.0, whole genome shotgun sequence genome contains the following:
- the ARMC10 gene encoding armadillo repeat-containing protein 10, giving the protein MGRSRHVGWVAAGLVLGAGACYCIYKLTRGQRQGDRGLRLRPSRSAEDLTDGSYDDILNVDQLQKLLYLLESTDDPIIIERALVTLGNNAAFSANQVIIRELGGIPIIGSKINNPNHSIKEKALNALNNLSVNVENQVKIKVYINQVCKDVLSGPLDSAVQLAGLRLLTNMTVTNDHQHMLHNYITDLFHVLLTGNGSTKVQVLKLLVNLSENPAMAEGLLGAQVDSSFLSLYDGHVAKEILLRVLTLFQNINNCCKKEGCSAMQPTFPKGSLFFLLYGEECAQKMRALVDHHDADVKEKVTVLPKF; this is encoded by the exons ATGGGCCGCTCCCGGCACGTGGGCTGGGTGGCGGCGGGCCTGGTCCTCGGGGCCGGCGCCTGCTACTGCATTTACAAGCTCACGCGGGGCCAGCGGCAAGGCGACCGCGGGCTTAGGCTGCGCCCCTCGCGCTCCGCAG AAGATTTAACCGATGGTTCATACGATGATATACTAAATGTTGACCAGCTTCAGAAACTCCTCTACCTGCTTGAGTCCACTGATGATCCTATAATTATCGAAAGAGCTTTGGTCACTCTGGGTAACAATGCAGCCTTTTCAGCTAACCAA gtCATTATTCGTGAATTGGGTGGTATTCCAATCATTGGAAGCAAAATCAATAATCCCAACCACAGTATTAAAGAGAAGGCTTTAAATGCACTGAATAACCTGAGTGTGAATGTTGAAAATCAAGTGAAGATAAAG GTATACATCAATCAAGTTTGTAAGGATGTCCTCTCTGGTCCCCTGGACTCTGCTGTGCAGCTGGCTGGACTGAGATTGTTAACAAACATGACAGTTACAAACGACCACCAGCACATGCTTCACAATTACATTACAGACCTGTTCCATGTGTTGCTTACAGGAAATGGAAGTACCAAG GTTCAAGTTTTGAAGCTGCTTGTGAATTTATCTGAAAATCCAGCCATGGCAGAAGGACTCCTTGGTGCCCAA GTGGAttcatcatttctttccctttatgaCGGCCATGTGGCAAAGGAGATCCTTCTTCGGGTTCTTACGCTATTTCAGAATATAAATAACTGCTGCAAAAAAGAAGGCTGTTCAGCTATGCAGCCTACTTTCCCTAAAGGTTCACTGTTTTTCCTGTTATACGGAGAAGAATGTGCCCAGAAAATGAGAGCTTTAGTTGATCACCATGATGCAGACGTGAAGGAAAAGGTAACAGTATTACCAAAATTCTAA